From a single Anomaloglossus baeobatrachus isolate aAnoBae1 chromosome 4, aAnoBae1.hap1, whole genome shotgun sequence genomic region:
- the LOC142302842 gene encoding olfactory receptor 6Y1-like — protein MENDNHTLVTELLILGFPSVTGHKAVAFFILLLMIYILTLMINALVMVLVSIKPQLHSPMYFFLQQLPLVESMFLTVIVPNMLHVVWLEGATISVIGCITQTYLYCAIGCTECHLLTIMAYDRYLAICNPLRYNTIMNTRLQKFLVTNCWVTGFLLTQVTLNFLCQIEFCGSRVIDHFFCDLVPFVELTCSKFALQLEIMILSIPIIAIPFVLVIISYICVFITILGISSSKGRKKTFSTCSSHLTVVTMYYGTLITIYMVPADGYTLTINKLISFLYIVVTPLFNPIIYCLRNHEMKNVLDTLFIKKK, from the coding sequence ATGGAAAATGATAACCATACTCTAGTCACTGAGCTCTTGATATTGGGGTTCCCAAGTGTTACCGGACACAAGGCTGTTGCATTTTTTATTCTTCTATTAATGATTTACATCCTAACTCTCATGATAAATGCTTTGGTAATGGTGTTGGTTTCCATCAAGCCGCAGCTCCATTCTCCCATGTACTTCTTCCTCCAGCAGTTACCATTGGTTGAATCCATGTTCTTGACTGTGATTGTCCCTAATATGCTTCATGTTGTGTGGTTAGAAGGAGCCACCATCTCAGTTATCGGTTGTATAACCCAGACATACTTATATTGTGCCATAGGGTGCACAGAATGTCACCTCCTCACAATCATGGCTTATGACCGGTACTTGGCCATTTGTAACCCTCTTCGCTATAACACCATCATGAATACGAGACTTCAGAAATTTTTGGTCACCAATTGTTGGGTGACTGGCTTTCTCCTAACTCAAGTAACTCTAAATTTTCTTTGCCAGATTGAATTTTGTGGTTCACGTGTGATTGaccattttttctgtgatttgGTTCCTTTTGTTGAACTTACCTGTTCTAAGTTTGCCTTACAGTTGGAGATTATGATCCTCTCCATCCCTATAATTGCTATACCTTTCGTTTTGGTTATTATCAGTTATATTTGTGTCTTTATAACAATTCTTGGCATTTCCTCttcaaaaggaagaaagaaaaccttctccacttgcagctcccacctgacTGTGGTCACCATGTACTATGGAACCCTCATCACCATCTACATGGTTCCAGCTGACGGATACACCTTGACCATCAACAAACTCATTTCATTTTTGTACATTGTTGTAACTCCTTTGTTCAACCCAATAATTTACTGCTTGAGGAATCATGAAATGAAAAATGTATTGGACacgttatttataaaaaaaaaataa